Sequence from the Blastocatellia bacterium genome:
GGATGGAGATATCATCGGGAGTCCTTCTTCAATCGTCGCATCACGGGAGAGACGGAAATGCTCATCACGGGTCCGGCGGCCGGGCACGACTTACTCAAAGTGTCCTACGACCGGACGGGGACACGAGTGCGAGGGACACTCAATAATTGTGCGGGCGGAAAAACCCCCTGGGGGACCGTCCTGACCTGCGAGGAAAATTTCAACCAATATTTCGCCAATCTCAACGCCCTCCCGGATTCGGATCGGCGTAAGGCGATGCATGCTCGCTATGGGATTCCTCGCGGAGCCAGCGAGCGCCGCTGGGAGCAGTATCACGATCGTTTCGACCTCAGCAAGGAGCCGAACGAACCCTTCCGGTTCGGGTGGGTGGTTGAAATAGACCCCTACAATCCCAACTTCATTCCTCGAAAGCGCACGGCCTTGGGGCGCTTCAAGCACGAAGCGGCAACCGTCGTCGTGGCCCCCGATGGTCGGGTCGTCGTCTATAGCGGTGATGACGAGCGGTTCGAGTACATGTACAAGTTCGTCAGCGCGCGGCCGATGAACCCTAGTCGTCGCGAGGCCAATTTCGGACTGCTGGATGAGGGAACACTCTATGTCGCCAAATTCAACGATGATGGAACGGGCCGATGGCTGCCTCTTCAGGCGGGACAAGGGCCGCTGGCCGGTTGGTCGCAGGCTGAGGTGCTCATCTACACGCGCGCTGCTGCTGATCTGTTGGGAGCGACGAAGATGGATCGTCCCGAGGATATTGAAACGAATCCAGTCACGGGCAAGGTGTATTGCGTCATGACCAATAATAGCCGTCGGGGCAGCTCCGGGCAGCCCGGCGTGGATCGGGCGAACCCAAGAGCCAATAATCGCCACGGCCATATCATTGAGCTCATCGAGGATGGCAATGACCCGACGTCCACGACCTTCCGTTGGGAGATCTTCCTACTCTGTGGCAACCCGATGGTTCCCGAGGACCAAACCTTCTTCGCGGGATTTGATCCATCGCTGGTGAGTCCCATCTCCTGCCCCGACAATATCACGTTTGACGGCAGCGGTAATCTCTGGATCGCCACCGATGGGATGCCGGGCACGTTCCGGATGAATGATGGAGTGTTCGCTGTTCCCGTCGAAGGCGAAGAGCGAGGCTTCGTGCGTCAATTCTTGAGCGGACCGGTGGGCTCGGAGATCTGTGGTCCGGAATTTACGCCTGATTACCGCACGCTCTTTGTGGCGATCCAACATCCGGGAGAGGGCAGTTCCCTGGCAGCTCCCACCAGCACCTGGCCCGATGGAGCGATTCCTCCACGCCCGAGTGTGATCGCCGTCACCACGCGCCACGCTCTCAGCCGAATCGGGAGCTAGCGGCACCATAAACTCGGCGGACCGGGTTGGGTTCTTTCGTCTCCCCGTGTCCCTCTCCGTCGGAGGTGGCCCCTACCTCCGACGGATTTTTCATCTTCACGGGCAGAAGTTCCTCCCCGCTGCGATTATCTTAAAAGCAGACTTCGCGTCGAATCTCCATCATCCGCTCAAGTAGAACACCGTTGCGACCATCTTATGTCACGAGATCTGTCGCTGCGTAGAGCCAAAGCCTCTCGTTCGTCCCCCACATCGGACGTGGCTTCACCGCATCAGTAAAAGCACTCATCTGGCTTTCGCGAGCTCGCGAGCAGAATAACGGTAGGTGACCAGTCTCACTCGAGGTTCGGCGACATCGCGTGCATTGGCGCGGGAAGGACATTCAGCGGTCTGAGCGATTGGAAGCCGCTTCGGTCACCTCTCCTTGCGAGCCTTTTTGCCTATATTGAGCCAGTTTGCGGTAGAGTGTCTTTCGTCCGATCTTCAGAAGCTCAGCGGTTCGACTCTTATGTCCGCCGGTGAAATCGAGCGTTCGCAAGATGAGACGGCGCTCGGCCTCCTCGAGCGGGGTGCCGATGGGAATCTCCACGACCGGCGGAATCGGCCGGTCGTTCGCCTCTTCAGAAACCGGCAGGTTCCGAAGAGGCTCGGGCAAGCTCTCCACCGTGATCACGGGACCGTTTGTGCGCGCCACGGCTTGTTCGATGACCGCTTCCAATTCGCGGATGCCCCCAGACCAAGGGTATCGCCGCAAGCGTTCGAGCACGGGCTCGCTCAGCTCCAAGCGCGGACGCGCGTACTTATGCCGATACAACTCCAGGAAGTGCAGGGCGAGAGGATAGATGTATTCGGGGCGCTCGCGCAGCGGCGGCATCAGGGATTCCAGCAAGATGCGCCGCTCAACTTCTTCCATCGGCGCGCCGATTTCGGACTCGCCGCTTGTAGCGCCCACTCCGCGACGCACGGCGGCCGGCAGATCGTTGACGGTGATCATGCGTCCAGCCGCCAGAATGACGGCGCGCTCAATGGCGTTCTCCAGCTCGCGCACGTTGCCCGGCCAATCGTAGCTCTCCAAAAGTTCCAACGCCTTTTGCGTGATCCCCGTCACGCGCTTGCCCGACTTCTTCTGGTACAGCTTGATGAAATGGATGACCAGCGGCCGAATGTCCTCGCGGCGCTCGCGCAAGGGGGGGATGTAGATGGGATAGACGTTCAGGCGGTAGAAGAGATCGAGCCGAAACCTCCCCGCCTCGACAGCTTTCTGCAGGTCCACATTCGTGGCGGCGATGATGCGCACATCGGTCTTGATGACCTGATTCCCCCCGATGCGCGTGAACTCGCCGTCTTGGAGCACGCGCAGGAGCTTGACCTGCGCGCTCGGGCTCAATTCCCCAATCTCGTCCAGAAAGAGCGTACCGCCGTTGGCCTCCTCGAATTTTCCGATGCGGCGCGCGCGCGCGTCGGTGAAGGCGCCGCGTTCATGTCCGAACAGCTCTGTCTCCAGCAAGGCTTCGGGCAGTGCCCCGCAATTGATTTTGACAAATGGCTTATCCGCGCGGCGACTGTTGTAATGAATGAGATCGGCGATCAGCTCCTTCCCCACGCCTGATTCCCCTTGCAAGAGCACGGTCGTCGAGCTGTCGGCGACGTGCAAGGCCATCTCGATACAGCGTTTGATCTTGTCGCTCACGCCGATGATCGGCAATGTCGCCTGCGCCCCTCGCAATTCCTGACGCAAGCGCACGACCTCTGCACTCAATTGATCCTTCTCCAGCGCCAGGGCGATCTGGTTGGCAATCCCTTCGACGAGCCCAATCTCATGGACGGTCACGCGGACCGCCGGCGATTGCCACGCCAGAAGGAGGGCTCCGAAGGCACGGTCTTTGATCAGAATGGGGACCAACAGCGCGAGCTGCGCGCCGCCGAGCACATCATGCAAGAAAGCCCGAGCCGCGTCACTTTCAGTGGCTTCCACACGACACGCGCGTCTCTCGGCGAAAGCGCGTTGCAGGACGGGATACCGTTCCAGCGCGATCTCCGTCACCGAGAGCATATGAGCCGCTCGCCCGCGCACCGTATCCAACCCCAAGCGCACACCCGCCGCGTCCAAGACGGCTAAGCCTCCAACGTCTGCCCCCACCAATTCCAGCGCGCGATCCATGACGAGGGCCGCGACCTCCAGTAAGTCCCCGCTCCGATTGATCTCGTTGGCGATCTCCAAAAGCGCGCGCGTGATCGTAGCCTCCTTCTCCTTCTCCATGTAGAGCCGTGTGTATTCGTATCCAATGGCGACCTGCCGGGCGATGGATTCGATGAAACTGATCTCCTCAGGCAACCACTGATGCTGACGACGACAGTGATGCAGTCCGATCAGCCCGAGCACTTCCGACTTGCGCACGACGGGAACGATCAATAGCGAGCGCGTTTGGGTCAGTTCCACAATTCGCGCCAAGACAGGATCCAACCGCAGCGAGGCCGTATCATCAATGGCGATCGGACGGGTGAGATCCACGCGTCCCTCCAGCGCCGATAAATCCACGGGAATCTTCATCCCCAGCATCGAGGGGATGTCCGGATCAGCGCGATATTCGTACTCGATGCGCAACTCTCCCGCCTGCGAACGCGCGACCAGATGGCACCGATCCACTTCCATCAGCTTTCCCAACTCATCGGTCGCGGCTCTCAAGAACTTATCCAGATCAATGAGCTGACTCGCCTCCGGATTCAGGCGATCGATAATGGCGTCGCGCGCCTGATACATGCGCAGGCGCTTCTCCAGCGTCAAGCGGCCGGTTTCCACAACCTGCGACATTTCCCGCTACCTCCCGTGAGCGAGATGGTCAGATCCTGTGACGCTCTCTCCGCTCCCGTCCACGCGCTCCGACGGCGCGCCTCCCCTCAGCGCATCGTGAACGCATACCACGCGGCCTTTCCCGCGATCCACACGCCCCACAGCGCGAAGACCAAAACGGCCGATTTCCGCACCGAGAGCTTACGCGAGATAGCCGAGAATCCAATTGCGGCCAAGACGAGGAACCAGATCGTAAAAATATCGAGCGAGGTCAAGAACGCGAAGAGCGCCGGATGCGTCTTCTCCGCGGAGAGGCCGAGCATCGCGCCGAGGTTGGTCGTCACCCATCCCTCGGGATTCGTGGGATCGAGCAACTCCGGATCGCGAAGCGAGAGGACGATGAGGCTCAAGAGCGCACCTATGCTTGAGGTCACACCGTAAGACCAGCTCACGACCGAGAAGGTCTTCTTGAACGTCGTCTCAGCCTGCAGCAGCAATAGCCCCAAGAAGAAGACCCCGGCCAGAAAAAGGGCGACAATGGGAATGGCCCCGACGGGCAAGAGCGGGAGAAACCGGAACAAGCGCGCTTGCATCTCGACCTGTCGGTCCAAGGCTTCTTGGGGGGGCTTGGCCGCCCCTCGCTTCTCCAACGTTTCCTCGATCTGCTGTCGAATCAGCTCCTTGTAGCGCGTCTCGATGTTCGGGATGCGAAATTGCAAGAGGAAGAGAGCGGCGGATGAGAGTGCGATCGTCACGATCAGGATGAACGCCCACGTCGGGTGTCGAGCAATATCGGCAAAGGTCTCCGTGGGAGAGAAGATGATGCCGATGGCTCGGCTGAGAGGGCCAAGAGGAGGACGCTCCTCCTCCGCGCCCAAGACGTCGTGCGATTGCTCGTGTTCCGTCATATTCGGCCTCCTGAAACGTAATGCCCGCCGTCTCTTAGTGGCGATAGAGTTTACCGCATGACGTGCCGTCAAGGGAAGTTAAATGCCTCCGCGATCGCGGGAGTAACTGATATGGAGCATTTGGGGATCGCCCGCGCCAAGGGGCGAGTTTGCTATAATGATGCCTCGCATGAGCTGCCTCTCTACGATGCGGAGGTTCAGAAGAGCATGAAGAGGATCGGGATTTTCGTTCTCATCAGTTTGGCGGGATTCGCCCTGGGGAGCGGTGGGCGCGCGTCGCTCTTCCTCGCCCATGCGCAAGAGCTCACGGAGCCCCCGCGGATATCGCCGATGGAAACGCCCCGTGTGCCCACTGCGCTCACGCTCGCGGCGGCCATAGAGTACGCGCGGCGATGGCACCCACGCCTGCAAGCGGCGCGGGAGCAGGTCCGCATGGCTCACAGCGAAGCGGTGACGGCGCGCTTGCGCCCGAATCCAACGTTCACGTTCAGCGGCGAGAACTTCACGCCATCGAGCCTCGAAGCGGAGTGGTTCGCATTCCTCTCGCAGACGATCGAGATCGGTCAGAAGCGAGAGCGGCGGATGGAAGTGGCCGAGTGGACGATTCGCATTGCCGAAGCCGCCGCGCAGCAAGTCGAGCGGCATGTTCTGGCGGAAGTGAAATTCGCTTATGAACGCGCCCTGTTGCAGCGTGCGCGCTGGGAGCTGGCCCGCGAAAATCTTGAAACCTTCCGGCAGATCGTGCGGTATAACGAAGTGCGCGTCGCCGAAGGGTACACGGCCGAAGGCGATCTGATCAAAGTGCGCCTGGAGGCGCAGCGCGCGGAATTCGCCATGCGGCAAGCACAGCTCGAATACGAGCAGGCGAAGATCGCACTCCTTCGCGCGATGGGGGCGACTTCATTCGATCAGACCTTTGAGTTGCGCGAGGAGCTGACGTTCGAGCCCGTGCACGTGCGTATCGAAGAGCTGGAACGCGCTGCCTTGGAGCGGCCCGAGGCCGTGCGCGCTCGAGCGGAACTGGAACGCGCGCATGCGTCCTGGCAGTTGGAACGGGCGCGCGCCAAACCCGATCTTGTCGCCTCGTTCGGATACAAGCGCCATGGTCCGAACAACACGCTCTACGGGGCCGTGAGCGTGCCACTGCCCATCTTCAACCGGAATCAGGGACAGATCGAACGCGCGGAAGCCGAACGACGATGGGCGGAAGCCGAATGGCGGCTCGTGCGAGGAGAGATCTTGGCTGAACTTGCGGCCGCACGACGCGCCGTCGAAATCGCCACCGAACAGGTCGAGAGCTTGCGCCGCGACTTCCTGCAGCGCGCCGAAGACGCGCGTGCCGTCGCCCTAGCCGCCTATCAGGAGGGCGCGGCCGATCTCCTCGTCCTCCTGGAAGCCCAACGGGCGCACACAGCGGCGCGCGAACTTTATCTCCAAGCGCTCTTCGAGTATCGCCGCGCCCTTCGCGAATTGGAGCGCGCGACGGGACTGGAACGTCTCCCCCGAGGGGGATCCGTCCCGACCTCACTCTCTGAGGCTTCGCGCCCATCGTCGTGAGAGGAGATGAGAGTCGTGATCTTCAAAGGACACCGCGCACGAGGCATAAGCCGACGCTGGATATTGTTCCTACTGTTAGTCGCCTCGGGCCTGGCTGCCGGACTGGCCATGCGACATGTCTTTTCTCCCTCGGAGCGAGACGCCACGCCGACGCTGGCCGATCCGAGATCGGATGCGACCGTGGCGCTGAACACAGTGGTCGTCTCCGCGGAAGCGCTAGCGCGGGGTGAGATCCACATCGCTACGGTCGCGCGACGTCCCCTCCCGCAGGAGCTTCGCGCGACCGGGCGCGTGCAGATCAATGAGGATCGAGCCGTGCGCATCGGCGCTCCGGTCGAAGGGCGCGTCACGCGCGTTCTGGCGACAGTGGGAGACCGCGTGAAGGCCGGACAGCCTGTGCTCGCGCTGCACAGCCACGAGCTGGCGGCAGCGCGCAGCGATTACGAGAAGGCGCGAGCGGCAGTCGCGCGTGCGGAGAAAGCGCTCGCTTACGCGCAAGCTGAGCTGGAGCGCGCGAATCGGCTCTTGGAAGCCAAAGCGATCTCCCGTCGCGAGCAACTGCGCGCGGCAGCCGATGTGGTGGCCGCTGAAGCTGAACTCGAGCAAGCGCGTGCCGAACTACGTCGTGCGGAAGAATTCTTGCACCACTTAGGCGCATGGCCGGAACCGAGCGATGAAGTCCTCATTCGCGCCCCTATTGATGGAGTCGTGCTCGAACGACGCGCGACCGTGGGAATGGTCGTCACCCCTTCGATGGATCTTCTGACCATCGCCGATCTCTCGACGCTCTGGGTGATCGCCGAAGTCCCCGAGCCTCAGGCAGCGCGCATTCGTCTGGGCCAGCCGGCCTTCATCTCCGTCGCGGCTTTCGCCGAAGAGCGCTTTCCAGGTCACGTCGCTCACATCGGTGAGGTGCTCGATCCACAGACGCGCACAGTTCGCGTCCGTTGCGTTGTCCAGAATCGGCAACAACGATTGCGTCCCGAGATGTATGCCACCATCCTCATCGCCCTGGGCACGACCGCACCACAGCTCGCCATCCCTCGAGAAGCCGTGCAGGAGATCGGCGGTGAATCCGTCGTCTTCGTGGAGATCGCGCCCGGTCGCTTCGAGAAACGGCGCGTTCAGCTGGGTCTCTCCGCCATCTTGCCCGACGGCGAATTCGTCGAGGTGACTGGCGGCCTGCGCGAAGGCGAGCGCATCGTCACGCGCGGCAGCTTCTGGTTGAAATCCGAATTGCTGAAGGCCGTGATTCAGGAGGAGCCGTGAATCGCTTCCCCGCCTCCATGAACGACGCGCGCACGAGGTCACGATGATTCGCGCTCTGATCCACTTCTCCCTGCAACAGCGTGTGCTCATCTTGGCGTTGACGCTGTTTGTGGCCGGGATCGGCCTCTGGGCCCTCAGCACGCTTCCGGTGGATGCCTTCCCGGATCTGACGAACATCCAAGTCAACATCGTGACGGAAGCGCCGGGCCTGGCACCGGCCGAAGTCGAGCAGTTGATCACCTTCCCCATCGAGAGCGCCATGATGGGGCTGCCCCGCACCGAACAAGTGCGCTCGATCTCGAAATTCGGCCTCTCGATGGTCACGGTCGTCTTCGAAGATGACGTGGACATCTACTTCGCACGACAGCGCGTGGCCGAACGCTTGCAAGAGGTCAAGGCTCGACTTCCCGAGGGCGTCGAGCCGACGCTCGGTCCCGTCGCGACGGCTTTCGGCGAAATCTATCAGTACACGGTCGAGGGCGAGGGCTACAGCCTCATGGAGCTGAAGACGCTCCACGATTGGGTGATCCGACCGCAGCTTCGCACTCTCCCCGGCGTGAGCGAAGTGAACTCCTGGGGGGGATTCATCCGCCAGTATCACGTCTTGGTGGATCCGGAACGCTTGCTCGCCTATGGCCTGACGCTTCGCGAAGTCTATGAAGCCATCGCCCGCAGCAACGCGAACTTTGGCGGAGGGTACGTCGAGCGAGGAGCCGAAGCCTATCTCATTCGAGGCCTGGGCCGCTTGCAATCAGCCGATGATCTCCGCAACGTGATCATCACGGCCAAAGCCGGCGTGCCCGTGCGCGTGGCGGACGTGGCGACCGTAGATGTGGGGCCGGCGCTTCGCCATGGCGCCGTGACCAAGAATGGGAGGGGCGAAGTGGTCTCCGGCATGGTCATCATGACCAAGGGCGAAAATTCCAAGCGCGTCATCGAGCGGATCAAAGAACGCGTGCGCGAGATCGAGCGGACGCTCCCCCCCGGGGTGCGGATCGTGCCCTTCTACGATCAAACGGAGCTGATTCAACGGACGACGCGCACTGTGGCGACGAACCTCATCAAAGGCGGGCTCTTAGTCCTCCTCGTACTCGTCCTCTTCCTGCATGACCTGCGCGCGGCCCTGATTGTGGCCGCTGTCATCCCCCTCTCGATGCTCGCGGCATTCATCGGGATGCGCGCTTTGGGGCTTTCGGCGAACTTGATGAGCTTAGGGGCGATCGATTTCGGCCTGCTCGTGGATGGGGCCGTTGTCGTGATCGAAAACTTCGTGCGACGTCGCGCGCTGCACAGTAATGGCCCATTACAGAGGGCGTCGGCGACAGAACTCATGCGCGAGAGCACGTTGGAAGTGGCGCGCCCGATGGTCTTCGGCGTTTTCATCATCCTGGCGGTTTACTGGCCGATCTTCGCCTTGCAGGGGATGGAAGCACGTATGTTTCGGCCCATGGCGCTGACGGTCAGCTTGGCCATCTTCGCCTCGCTGATTCTGGCCCTCACGTTCGTTCCGGCACTCGGCAGCTTGCTGGGGGCTCGGATGAGCGCGCCTAGACACGACCGCTTCTTCGAGCGAGTGCGACAGGCATATCGGCGCGCGTTGCTCAGAACCCTGCGGTTCCGTCGCCTGACCATCGGCGCAGCCGTGCTTCTGGTCGCGCTCGCACTGTTCGTCCTCTCGCGCCTGGGAACGGAATTCATGCCCGAATTGGACGAAGGCGCCCTGCTCATCGAGACGCGCCGCCTTCCCTCGATCTCCTTGAGCGAATCGGCGGAGGTCGCTGGCCGCATCGA
This genomic interval carries:
- a CDS encoding efflux RND transporter periplasmic adaptor subunit, whose amino-acid sequence is MRVVIFKGHRARGISRRWILFLLLVASGLAAGLAMRHVFSPSERDATPTLADPRSDATVALNTVVVSAEALARGEIHIATVARRPLPQELRATGRVQINEDRAVRIGAPVEGRVTRVLATVGDRVKAGQPVLALHSHELAAARSDYEKARAAVARAEKALAYAQAELERANRLLEAKAISRREQLRAAADVVAAEAELEQARAELRRAEEFLHHLGAWPEPSDEVLIRAPIDGVVLERRATVGMVVTPSMDLLTIADLSTLWVIAEVPEPQAARIRLGQPAFISVAAFAEERFPGHVAHIGEVLDPQTRTVRVRCVVQNRQQRLRPEMYATILIALGTTAPQLAIPREAVQEIGGESVVFVEIAPGRFEKRRVQLGLSAILPDGEFVEVTGGLREGERIVTRGSFWLKSELLKAVIQEEP
- a CDS encoding sigma 54-interacting transcriptional regulator, producing MSQVVETGRLTLEKRLRMYQARDAIIDRLNPEASQLIDLDKFLRAATDELGKLMEVDRCHLVARSQAGELRIEYEYRADPDIPSMLGMKIPVDLSALEGRVDLTRPIAIDDTASLRLDPVLARIVELTQTRSLLIVPVVRKSEVLGLIGLHHCRRQHQWLPEEISFIESIARQVAIGYEYTRLYMEKEKEATITRALLEIANEINRSGDLLEVAALVMDRALELVGADVGGLAVLDAAGVRLGLDTVRGRAAHMLSVTEIALERYPVLQRAFAERRACRVEATESDAARAFLHDVLGGAQLALLVPILIKDRAFGALLLAWQSPAVRVTVHEIGLVEGIANQIALALEKDQLSAEVVRLRQELRGAQATLPIIGVSDKIKRCIEMALHVADSSTTVLLQGESGVGKELIADLIHYNSRRADKPFVKINCGALPEALLETELFGHERGAFTDARARRIGKFEEANGGTLFLDEIGELSPSAQVKLLRVLQDGEFTRIGGNQVIKTDVRIIAATNVDLQKAVEAGRFRLDLFYRLNVYPIYIPPLRERREDIRPLVIHFIKLYQKKSGKRVTGITQKALELLESYDWPGNVRELENAIERAVILAAGRMITVNDLPAAVRRGVGATSGESEIGAPMEEVERRILLESLMPPLRERPEYIYPLALHFLELYRHKYARPRLELSEPVLERLRRYPWSGGIRELEAVIEQAVARTNGPVITVESLPEPLRNLPVSEEANDRPIPPVVEIPIGTPLEEAERRLILRTLDFTGGHKSRTAELLKIGRKTLYRKLAQYRQKGSQGEVTEAASNRSDR
- a CDS encoding CusA/CzcA family heavy metal efflux RND transporter, whose product is MIRALIHFSLQQRVLILALTLFVAGIGLWALSTLPVDAFPDLTNIQVNIVTEAPGLAPAEVEQLITFPIESAMMGLPRTEQVRSISKFGLSMVTVVFEDDVDIYFARQRVAERLQEVKARLPEGVEPTLGPVATAFGEIYQYTVEGEGYSLMELKTLHDWVIRPQLRTLPGVSEVNSWGGFIRQYHVLVDPERLLAYGLTLREVYEAIARSNANFGGGYVERGAEAYLIRGLGRLQSADDLRNVIITAKAGVPVRVADVATVDVGPALRHGAVTKNGRGEVVSGMVIMTKGENSKRVIERIKERVREIERTLPPGVRIVPFYDQTELIQRTTRTVATNLIKGGLLVLLVLVLFLHDLRAALIVAAVIPLSMLAAFIGMRALGLSANLMSLGAIDFGLLVDGAVVVIENFVRRRALHSNGPLQRASATELMRESTLEVARPMVFGVFIILAVYWPIFALQGMEARMFRPMALTVSLAIFASLILALTFVPALGSLLGARMSAPRHDRFFERVRQAYRRALLRTLRFRRLTIGAAVLLVALALFVLSRLGTEFMPELDEGALLIETRRLPSISLSESAEVAGRIERLLLEFPEVETVVTKIGRPDLATEAMGMYQGDVYVLLKPRQMWRTARTREELIEAMDRRLREIPGVTYNFTQPLAMRLDEVVSGVRSDVAVKLFGQDPEMLLELAETIRRLLERLPGAADVQIEPLLGARELRLELNRAEMARFGISVDDIAHLVETAIGGKVATQIIADAASREGSRNPDGNAIFSAPRVDVLVRLPEAHRRDPETIGQLLLQAPAGERVPLARLARITTAEGPEIINRENATRRIVIQANVRGRDLGGFVEEAQERLRHELRLPPGYYLAWGGQFENQQRAMRRLRLVVPLVVFLIFLLLFASFDDLPRALLIMVNLPFALVGGVAALWLRGLNVSLSAAVGFIALFGIAVLNGLVMVSAINRLREHGASLRQAVVEGAAMRLRPVLMTALVASLGFVPMATSTAPGAEVQRPLATVVIGGLVSSTMLTLFVLPLLYEWMERNRRRRRQSDPEREHRESIA
- a CDS encoding TolC family protein, whose translation is MKRIGIFVLISLAGFALGSGGRASLFLAHAQELTEPPRISPMETPRVPTALTLAAAIEYARRWHPRLQAAREQVRMAHSEAVTARLRPNPTFTFSGENFTPSSLEAEWFAFLSQTIEIGQKRERRMEVAEWTIRIAEAAAQQVERHVLAEVKFAYERALLQRARWELARENLETFRQIVRYNEVRVAEGYTAEGDLIKVRLEAQRAEFAMRQAQLEYEQAKIALLRAMGATSFDQTFELREELTFEPVHVRIEELERAALERPEAVRARAELERAHASWQLERARAKPDLVASFGYKRHGPNNTLYGAVSVPLPIFNRNQGQIERAEAERRWAEAEWRLVRGEILAELAAARRAVEIATEQVESLRRDFLQRAEDARAVALAAYQEGAADLLVLLEAQRAHTAARELYLQALFEYRRALRELERATGLERLPRGGSVPTSLSEASRPSS
- a CDS encoding PhoX family phosphatase translates to RGETFSQILKRRLARRSFLKGAAATVPLLIVDPSRVFSRPQGSSTLAFQPIRLSNLDTVLVPPGYSSQIIIRWGDPLFRDAPEFNILNQTASAQARQFGYNCDYVGYFPLPDYRSNNPTHGLLVVNHEYTNPELMFVGYSPANPTREQVDVELAAHGLSIVEISRSQTGGWRYHRESFFNRRITGETEMLITGPAAGHDLLKVSYDRTGTRVRGTLNNCAGGKTPWGTVLTCEENFNQYFANLNALPDSDRRKAMHARYGIPRGASERRWEQYHDRFDLSKEPNEPFRFGWVVEIDPYNPNFIPRKRTALGRFKHEAATVVVAPDGRVVVYSGDDERFEYMYKFVSARPMNPSRREANFGLLDEGTLYVAKFNDDGTGRWLPLQAGQGPLAGWSQAEVLIYTRAAADLLGATKMDRPEDIETNPVTGKVYCVMTNNSRRGSSGQPGVDRANPRANNRHGHIIELIEDGNDPTSTTFRWEIFLLCGNPMVPEDQTFFAGFDPSLVSPISCPDNITFDGSGNLWIATDGMPGTFRMNDGVFAVPVEGEERGFVRQFLSGPVGSEICGPEFTPDYRTLFVAIQHPGEGSSLAAPTSTWPDGAIPPRPSVIAVTTRHALSRIGS
- a CDS encoding YIP1 family protein, with protein sequence MTEHEQSHDVLGAEEERPPLGPLSRAIGIIFSPTETFADIARHPTWAFILIVTIALSSAALFLLQFRIPNIETRYKELIRQQIEETLEKRGAAKPPQEALDRQVEMQARLFRFLPLLPVGAIPIVALFLAGVFFLGLLLLQAETTFKKTFSVVSWSYGVTSSIGALLSLIVLSLRDPELLDPTNPEGWVTTNLGAMLGLSAEKTHPALFAFLTSLDIFTIWFLVLAAIGFSAISRKLSVRKSAVLVFALWGVWIAGKAAWYAFTMR